The proteins below are encoded in one region of Populus alba chromosome 2, ASM523922v2, whole genome shotgun sequence:
- the LOC118049432 gene encoding fructokinase-1 isoform X1, which yields MHHCTVTLESPLPYHAPSSHPIFSPPLHPRHFILPFSPPKTGGLHRRHHSVFTCKGIQLSVPSHGSASLVPSNGNGAAIHDWKLRSVGLKSIDVATLGNLCVDIVLNVPKLPPRSREARFAYTQELSKSPPDRKYWEAGGNCNMAIAAARLGLHCSTIGHVGDEIYGQFLLDVLHEERISMVGMSEDDDIVDSSSASYETLLCWVLVDPLQRHGFCSRADFSKEPAFSWMSKLSGEVKVAIKQSKILFCNGFGFDELSPGLIMLALDYAVDVGTSIFFDPGPRGKSLVTGSPEERQALRHILKMSDVLLLTSDEAESLTGIGNPILAGKELLKNGIRTKWVIVKMGSRGSILVTTSSISCAPAFKVNVIDTVGCGDSFVAAIAFGYIHNMPLVHTLAIANAVGAATAMGCGAGRNVATLDKVTELMRASDMKEDDEFWSELVKDLDTEEITFLSKMVINGRNIQVNHIALQKVVSELLPKLENRWLEGKVVS from the exons ATGCATCACTGCACTGTAACCCTCGAATCTCCACTCCCTTATCATGCACCCTCTTCTCACCCGATCTTCTCTCCCCCTCTTCACCCTAGACATTTTATCCTCCCGTTTTCCCCTCCAAAAACTGGAGGACTCCATCGCCGCCACCACTCCGTTTTCACCTGCAAAGGAATCCAACTTTCCGTCCCCAGTCATGGCTCGGCCTCGCTTGTCCCTTCAAACGGTAACGGTGCTGCTATTCATGACTGGAAATTAAGGAGTGTTGGTCTAAAAAGTATTGATGTTGCCACTCTGGGAAATCTGTGTGTTGATATTGTTCTTAATGTTCCAAAATTGCCCCCTCGTTCTCGTGAGGCTCGTTTTGCTTATACGCAAGAGCTGTCCAAGTCTCCACCTGATAGG AAATACTGGGAAGCTGGCGGTAACTGCAATATGGCTATAGCAGCTGCAAGATTGGGACTTCATTGCTCCACGATTGGTCATGTGGGTGATGAAATATATGGGCAGTTTTTGCTAGATGTGCTTCACGAGGAGAGGATTAGCATGGTTGGGATGagtgaagatgatgatattgtTGATAGTTCTAGTGCCTCTTATGAGACCCTTTTGTGCTGGGTTCTTGTTGACCCTTTGCAAAGACATGGATTTTGTAG TCGAGCAGATTTCTCTAAGGAGCCTGCTTTTAGCTGGATGAGTAAATTATCAGGAGAAGTAAAGGTGGCTATTAAACAGTCAAAGATCCTGTTCTGCAATGGTTTTGGCTTTGATGAGCTCTCCCCAGGTCTGATAATGTTAGCTCTAGATTATGCCGTTGACGTTGGGACATCTATTTTCTTTGATCCCGGACCCCGTGGAAAGAGTCTTGTGACTGGTTCACCTGAAGAACGACAAGCACTTCGCCATATCTTGAAGATGAGCGATGTTCTTCTTCTAACATCCGATGAG GCTGAGTCATTGACTGGCATAGGAAACCCAATACTAGCAGGGAAAGAATTGCTTAAAAACGGGATACGCACGAAATGGGTGATTGTTAAGATGGGTTCAAGGGGCTCAATTCTAGTCACCACGTCCAGTATATCCTGTGCACCTGCATTCAAG GTGAATGTCATTGACACTGTTGGATGTGGAGATAGTTTTGTAGCTGCTATTGCATTTGGTTATATCCATAATATGCCCTTGGTACATACATTGGCGATCGCAAACGCGGTAGGTGCTGCAACTGCCATGGGCTGTGGTGCTGGTCGTAATGTGGCTACCTTGGATAAAGTAACTGAACTCATGAGAGCATCAGACATGAAAGAGGATGATGAATTCTGGAGTGAACTGGTAAAAGATTTGGACACTGAGGAAATCACGTTTCTGTCAAAAATGGTCATAAATGGAAGGAACATTCAAGTAAACCACATCGCTCTACAAAAAGTGGTTTCTGAACTGCTGCCTAAGCTTGAAAATAGGTGGCTAGAGGGAAAAGTGGTTTCTTGA
- the LOC118049433 gene encoding iron-sulfur protein required for NADH dehydrogenase, mitochondrial isoform X2, with product MKGFLGPLRRLGGIRGYSGTFKRSQLRLEGVKDVIAVASGKGGVGKSTTAVNLAVALAKNCQLKVGLLDADVYGPSVPMMMKIDRKPDITEDKKMIPIENYGVKCMSMGFLVEKDAPIVWRGPMVMSALAKMTRGVDWGNLDILVVDMPPGTGDAQLTMTQNLQLSGALIVSTPQDIALMDARRGANMFSKVDVPILGFVENMSFFKCPHCGEPSFIFGKEGTRNAAASMGYKLIDTIGSRH from the exons ATGAAGGGATTCTTGGGACCTTTACGT AGGCTTGGAGGTATTAGAGGCTACTCAGGGACGTTTAAGAGATCACAGTTGCGGCTTGAAGGGGTTAAGGATGTTATTGCTGTTGCTTCTGGTAAAGGTGGCGTTGGAAAATCCACCACTGCtg TTAATTTGGCTGTTGCACTTGCAAAGAATTGCCAACTAAAGGTGGGCCTGCTTGATGCTGATGTTTATGGACCATCTGTTCCTATGATGATGAAGATTGACAGGAAGCCAGATATTACTGAAG ATAAAAAGATGATTCCAATTGAGAACTATGGAGTTAAGTGCATGTCAATGGGATTTCTTGTTGAGAAGGATGCCCCTATTGTATGGAGAGGTCCCATG GTGATGAGTGCTCTTGCCAAAATGACTAGGGGAGTTGATTGGGGAAATCTTGACATTCTTGTGGTGGATATGCCCCCTGGCACTGGCGATGCACAACTAACCATGACTCAAAATCTGCAGCTCTCTG GTGCATTGATTGTTTCAACTCCACAAGATATTGCTTTGATGGATGCTCGTCGAGGAGCTAATATGTTCTCTAAAGTTGATGTTCCT ATTTTGGGATTTGTAGAGAACATGAGTTTCTTCAAATGCCCACATTGTGGTGAGCCTTCATTCATTTTTGGGAAAGAAGGAACTAGAAATGCAGCTGCTTCAATGGGTTACAAATTAATCG ATACCATTGGAAGTAGACATTAG
- the LOC118049432 gene encoding fructokinase-1 isoform X2, which produces MAIAAARLGLHCSTIGHVGDEIYGQFLLDVLHEERISMVGMSEDDDIVDSSSASYETLLCWVLVDPLQRHGFCSRADFSKEPAFSWMSKLSGEVKVAIKQSKILFCNGFGFDELSPGLIMLALDYAVDVGTSIFFDPGPRGKSLVTGSPEERQALRHILKMSDVLLLTSDEAESLTGIGNPILAGKELLKNGIRTKWVIVKMGSRGSILVTTSSISCAPAFKVNVIDTVGCGDSFVAAIAFGYIHNMPLVHTLAIANAVGAATAMGCGAGRNVATLDKVTELMRASDMKEDDEFWSELVKDLDTEEITFLSKMVINGRNIQVNHIALQKVVSELLPKLENRWLEGKVVS; this is translated from the exons ATGGCTATAGCAGCTGCAAGATTGGGACTTCATTGCTCCACGATTGGTCATGTGGGTGATGAAATATATGGGCAGTTTTTGCTAGATGTGCTTCACGAGGAGAGGATTAGCATGGTTGGGATGagtgaagatgatgatattgtTGATAGTTCTAGTGCCTCTTATGAGACCCTTTTGTGCTGGGTTCTTGTTGACCCTTTGCAAAGACATGGATTTTGTAG TCGAGCAGATTTCTCTAAGGAGCCTGCTTTTAGCTGGATGAGTAAATTATCAGGAGAAGTAAAGGTGGCTATTAAACAGTCAAAGATCCTGTTCTGCAATGGTTTTGGCTTTGATGAGCTCTCCCCAGGTCTGATAATGTTAGCTCTAGATTATGCCGTTGACGTTGGGACATCTATTTTCTTTGATCCCGGACCCCGTGGAAAGAGTCTTGTGACTGGTTCACCTGAAGAACGACAAGCACTTCGCCATATCTTGAAGATGAGCGATGTTCTTCTTCTAACATCCGATGAG GCTGAGTCATTGACTGGCATAGGAAACCCAATACTAGCAGGGAAAGAATTGCTTAAAAACGGGATACGCACGAAATGGGTGATTGTTAAGATGGGTTCAAGGGGCTCAATTCTAGTCACCACGTCCAGTATATCCTGTGCACCTGCATTCAAG GTGAATGTCATTGACACTGTTGGATGTGGAGATAGTTTTGTAGCTGCTATTGCATTTGGTTATATCCATAATATGCCCTTGGTACATACATTGGCGATCGCAAACGCGGTAGGTGCTGCAACTGCCATGGGCTGTGGTGCTGGTCGTAATGTGGCTACCTTGGATAAAGTAACTGAACTCATGAGAGCATCAGACATGAAAGAGGATGATGAATTCTGGAGTGAACTGGTAAAAGATTTGGACACTGAGGAAATCACGTTTCTGTCAAAAATGGTCATAAATGGAAGGAACATTCAAGTAAACCACATCGCTCTACAAAAAGTGGTTTCTGAACTGCTGCCTAAGCTTGAAAATAGGTGGCTAGAGGGAAAAGTGGTTTCTTGA
- the LOC118049433 gene encoding iron-sulfur protein required for NADH dehydrogenase, mitochondrial isoform X1 encodes MKGFLGPLRRLGGIRGYSGTFKRSQLRLEGVKDVIAVASGKGGVGKSTTAVNLAVALAKNCQLKVGLLDADVYGPSVPMMMKIDRKPDITEDKKMIPIENYGVKCMSMGFLVEKDAPIVWRGPMVMSALAKMTRGVDWGNLDILVVDMPPGTGDAQLTMTQNLQLSGALIVSTPQDIALMDARRGANMFSKVDVPILGFVENMSFFKCPHCGEPSFIFGKEGTRNAAASMGYKLIGEIPLEVDIRKGSDEGVPVVISAPDSVISKAYGDTAQNVVSKLEELAKEQSLHPEINL; translated from the exons ATGAAGGGATTCTTGGGACCTTTACGT AGGCTTGGAGGTATTAGAGGCTACTCAGGGACGTTTAAGAGATCACAGTTGCGGCTTGAAGGGGTTAAGGATGTTATTGCTGTTGCTTCTGGTAAAGGTGGCGTTGGAAAATCCACCACTGCtg TTAATTTGGCTGTTGCACTTGCAAAGAATTGCCAACTAAAGGTGGGCCTGCTTGATGCTGATGTTTATGGACCATCTGTTCCTATGATGATGAAGATTGACAGGAAGCCAGATATTACTGAAG ATAAAAAGATGATTCCAATTGAGAACTATGGAGTTAAGTGCATGTCAATGGGATTTCTTGTTGAGAAGGATGCCCCTATTGTATGGAGAGGTCCCATG GTGATGAGTGCTCTTGCCAAAATGACTAGGGGAGTTGATTGGGGAAATCTTGACATTCTTGTGGTGGATATGCCCCCTGGCACTGGCGATGCACAACTAACCATGACTCAAAATCTGCAGCTCTCTG GTGCATTGATTGTTTCAACTCCACAAGATATTGCTTTGATGGATGCTCGTCGAGGAGCTAATATGTTCTCTAAAGTTGATGTTCCT ATTTTGGGATTTGTAGAGAACATGAGTTTCTTCAAATGCCCACATTGTGGTGAGCCTTCATTCATTTTTGGGAAAGAAGGAACTAGAAATGCAGCTGCTTCAATGGGTTACAAATTAATCGGTGAG ATACCATTGGAAGTAGACATTAGAAAAGGTTCCGATGAAGGTGTCCCTGTTGTAATTTCAGCACCTGATTCTGTGATCTCCAAAGCATATGGTGATACAGCACAGAATGTTGTCAGCAAACTTGAGGAATTGGCAAAGGAACAATCTCTCCACCCAGAGATTAATCTGTAA